In Aegilops tauschii subsp. strangulata cultivar AL8/78 chromosome 3, Aet v6.0, whole genome shotgun sequence, one genomic interval encodes:
- the LOC109756548 gene encoding probable aspartyl aminopeptidase: protein MALLRLHLLRPPPAPLAAFSSPWRRALPTTRPAAPASRLLCSNHPAAPSSPSPSIVGGLLDYLNESWTQFHATAEAKRQLLAAGFELLSENDDWNLQPGGRYFFTRNMSCLVAFAVGEKYRVGNGFNIIAAHTDSPCLKLKPRSASIKSGHQMVGVQTYGGGLWHTWFDRDLTLAGRVILKAPDGSFKHKLVKVNRPLIRVPTLAIHLDRTVNSEGFKPNLESHLAPLLATKCEETTVNFDDKKGSSSTKTVHHPLLLQVLSEEIGCGSDEIIGMELNVCDTQPSCLGGGKNEFIYSGRLDNLASCYCALKSLMDSSKMPEDLSNEKGIRMIALFDNEEVGSNSMQGAGAPTIFQAMRRIVDSLMHQSMGEGALERALTSSFLVSADMAHALHPNYPDKHEEYHRPELQKGLVIKHNANQRYATSAVTAFLFKEIARIHNLPVQEFVVRNDMGCGSTIGPILASGVGIRTVDCGIPQLSMHSVREMCGKEDIDTTYKHFKAFFEMFSDIDQKLNVDF, encoded by the exons ATGGCGCTGCTCCGCCTCCAcctgctccggccgccgcctgcTCCGCTCGCCGCCTTCTCCTCCCCCTGGCGCCGCGCCCTCCCAACCACCAGACCCGCTGCACCCGCCTCCCGCCTCCTCTGCTCcaaccaccccgccgccccctcctccccctcGCCCTCCATCGTCGGCGGCCTGCTTGACTACCTCAACGAGTCGTGGACGCAGTTCCACGCCACCG CCGAGGCCAAGAGGCAGCTGCTCGCGGCGGGGTTCGAGCTGCTCAGCGAGAACGACGACTGGAACCTGCAGCCAGGTGGCCGCTACTTCTTCACGCGCAACATGTCCTGCCTGGTCGCCTTTGCAGTCGGGGAAAA GTACAGAGTTGGTAATGGTTTCAATATAATTGCAGCCCACACTGATAGTCCATGCCTCAAGCTGAAACCGAGATCTGCTTCCATCAAATCCGGCCATCAAATGGTAGGTGTACAGACATATGGAGGTGGGTTGTGGCACACATGGTTTGATAGAGATCTAACTTTGGCTGGGCGAGTCATCCTCAAGGCTCCAGATGGTTCATTTAAGCATAAGCTTGTCAAAGTGAACAGACCACTCATTCGCGTACCAACACTGGCTATACATCTCGACCG CACAGTGAATTCTGAAGGATTCAAGCCTAATCTAGAGAGTCATCTGGCTCCACTTCTTGCAACAAAATGTGAAGAGACCACTGTCAATTTTGATGACAAAAAAGGTTCAAGTTCCACAAAGACTGTCCATCATCCACTACTATTGCAA GTTCTTTCAGAAGAAATCGGTTGTGGATCAGATGAAATTATTGGTATGGAGTTGAACGTGTGTGATACCCAACCTAGCTGCCTTGGTGGGGGGAAGAATGAGTTCATTTATTCTGGTAGATTGGATAATCTCGCTTCATGTTACTGTGCCCTTAAATCCCTCATGGACTCTTCCAAGATGCCAGAAGATTTGTCCAACGAGAAGGGTATAAGAATGATTGCTCTGTTTGATAACGAAGAG GTTGGTTCAAATTCGATGCAAGGGGCAGGTGCACCAACCATATTCCAGGCCATGAGACGAATTGTTGACTCCTTGATGCATCAGTCCATGGGGGAGGGGGCTTTAGAGCGTGCACTAACTTCTTCTTTCCTTG TTTCCGCAGATATGGCTCATGCCCTGCACCCAAACTATCCAGACAAGCATGAAGAGTACCACAGACCAGAACTACAAAAAGGACTTGTTATCAAGCATAATGCTAACCAGCGTTATGCCACAAGTGCTGTAACAGCTTTTCTCTTCAAAGAAATAGCTCGAATTCATAACCTTCCCGTCCAG GAATTTGTTGTAAGGAATGATATGGGTTGTGGCTCAACTATCGGTCCCATACTTGCTTCTGGTGTTGGCATACGGACTGTTGATTGTGGTATTCCTCAGCTTTCCATGCACAG CGTTCGGGAAATGTGTGGCAAAGAAGACATAGACACGACATACAAGCACTTCAAAGCTTTCTTCGAGATGTTCTCGGACATTGACCAGAAACTGAATGTAGATTTTTAG
- the LOC109756547 gene encoding proteinaceous RNase P 2 has product MGLISATGTALLPRVYGPWPLSGSKSKPSLPIRVSLQPPMATAAAAAGDATRRKRGRGGKGPNSDLSRTLTDCTRRGDAAAAMAAFDAAVSGPDAAPDLRLAAHQYNQLLHLLASADRAAFPAHPAAAARRVFAHMLGAGAPPSEATITSLARVVAADAEGADEAFGLVSTMREKYGLAPRLRSYSPVLAAFRRAGEAGKAYAVETHMAASAVSPEEPELATLLEVSAKAGDADKVYEYMHKLRRAVGCVKEETAEVLEGWFRSDKAATAGKAEWDVCQVKDAIVANGGGCHQLGWLQSGLWTVQRVKVGAEGKCAGCGCCLASVDIDMEDTQKFADSISGLALERETKANFSQFQEWLEAHKEYEAIVDGANIALYQQNFAEGGFSLVQLDAVVTELRDRYNGKWPLVILHNKRIAKLMETASNRHLIETWRVNGALYTSPSGSNDDWYWLYAAIGLNCLLVTNDEMRDHIFELLGSSSFFYKWKQRHRVKYTFNKGKAVLVLPPPYSSEIQESETGSWHVPIEEKSGDERARTWLCIGRTDLTKPPPEPPVANRVAQDLSPSEASNGAGQRQPEEQAAPVTGKRKDRD; this is encoded by the exons ATGGGACTAATCTCAGCGACCGGCACCGCCCTCCTGCCAAGAGTATATGGGCCATGGCCGCTGAGCGGCTCCAAGTCCAAACCCTCGCTGCCCATTAGGGTTTCTCTCCAGCCgcccatggccaccgccgccgccgccgccggcgacgcgACCCGCCGTAAGCGCGGGCGGGGCGGGAAGGGGCCGAACTCGGACCTCTCCCGCACCCTCACCGACTGCACCCGCCGCGGGGACGCCGCGGCGGCCATGGCCGCCTTCGACGCGGCCGTGTCCGGCCCCGACGCGGCGCCCGACCTCCGCCTCGCCGCGCACCAGTACAACCAGCTCCTCCACCTGCTCGCCTCCGCCGACCGCGCCGCGTTCCCGGCCcacccggccgccgccgcgcgccgcgTGTTCGCGCACATGCTGGGGGCCGGGGCGCCCCCCTCCGAGGCCACCATCACCTCGCTCGCCCGCGTCGTCGCCGCGGACGCCGAGGGCGCCGACGAGGCCTTCGGGCTCGTCTCCACCATGCGGGAGAAGTACGGCCTCGCGCCGCGCCTCCGGTCCTACAGCCCCGTGCTCGCCGCGTTCCGGCGCGCCGGGGAGGCTGGCAAGGCCTACGCGGTCGAGACTCACATGGCGGCCTCGGCTGTATCTCCGGAAGAGCCTGAGCTCGCCACGCTCCTTGAGGTGAGCGCGAAGGCCGGGGACGCAGACAAGGTGTATGAGTATATGCACAAGCTGCGGCGAGCCGTGGGCTGCGTTAAAGAGGAGACCGCAGAGGTGTTGGAAGGGTGGTTCCGGAGCGACAAGGCGGCAACGGCTGGTAAGGCTGAGTGGGATGTGTGTCAGGTGAAGGATGCCATTGTGGCGAACGGCGGTGGGTGCCATCAGCTGGGGTGGCTCCAGAGTGGCCTGTGGACGGTGCAGCGGGTGAAAGTTGGGGCAGAAGGCAAGTGCGCCGGATGCGGATGCTGCCTAGCTTCTGTTGATATTGACATGGAGGATACACAGAAGTTTGCTGACTCTATTTCTGGGTTGGCCCTTGAGAGGGAGACCAAAGCAAATTTCAGCCAATTTCAG GAGTGGCTGGAAGCACATAAAGAATACGAAGCTATAGTCGATGGTGCAAATATTGCACTTTATCAACAAAATTTTGCTGAGGGCGGTTTCAGCTTAGTTCAG TTGGATGCTGTTGTAACTGAGCTACGAGATAGATATAATGGGAAATGGCCCCTTGTTATACTACATAATAAACGCATCGCCAAGCTTATGGAAACTGCATCCAATAGGCATCTTATTGAAACTTGGAGAGTAAATGGAGCATTGTACACATCGCCAAGTGGGTCAAATGATGACTG GTATTGGCTATATGCAGCAATTGGATTGAACTGTTTGCTCGTGACTAACGATGAAATGAGAGATCACATATTTGAGCTCCTAGGATCATCGTCCTTCTTCTACAAGTGGAAACAAAGACATCGG GTCAAGTACACTTTTAATAAAGGGAAGGCGGTGCTTGTTCTGCCACCCCCCTATTCTTCAGAGATTCAA GAATCTGAGACAGGATCCTGGCACGTGCCAATAGAGGAGAAATCTGGCGACGAGAGAGCTAGGACCTGGCTTTGTATTGGCAGGACAGATCTCACCAAACCACCCCCTGAACCTCCGGTGGCCAACAGAGTTGCCCAGGATTTATCTCCATCTGAGGCATCTAATGGGGCCGGGCAGAGGCAACCTGAAGAACAGGCTGCACCAGTAACTGGCAAAAGAAAGGATAGAGATTGA